A window of Eubacteriaceae bacterium ES3 contains these coding sequences:
- a CDS encoding zinc metallopeptidase, which translates to MYFLPFDMTILILIPAVLFTIFAQHQVSSAYKAYSKVRTKNGLTGTDAARKLLNYNQLGNIQIENISGNLTDHYDPRSKTMRLSQGVASTASVAAVGIAAHETGHAIQDKVGYWPLKFRNFIVPVSGFASNLAWPLFFIGFIFGNSTWGYALMDFGILLFMLALLFTIITLPVEFDASRRAVKGLVENNLIDQSEEAGVKRVLRAAALTYVAAALTALLTLLRLIILRGSRD; encoded by the coding sequence ATGTATTTCTTACCATTTGATATGACCATTTTAATTTTGATCCCAGCAGTCTTATTTACAATATTTGCTCAGCATCAGGTTAGCAGTGCATATAAAGCATATAGTAAAGTTAGGACAAAGAACGGTTTAACTGGAACAGATGCTGCTAGAAAACTACTCAATTACAACCAGTTGGGAAATATTCAAATTGAAAATATATCCGGGAATTTAACGGATCATTACGATCCCCGAAGTAAAACAATGCGATTATCACAAGGGGTGGCTTCGACTGCCAGTGTAGCTGCAGTAGGTATTGCTGCACACGAAACCGGTCATGCTATTCAGGATAAAGTTGGGTATTGGCCATTAAAATTCAGAAATTTTATTGTTCCAGTATCTGGTTTTGCTTCAAATCTTGCCTGGCCACTTTTTTTTATTGGTTTTATTTTTGGAAACTCTACTTGGGGTTATGCACTAATGGACTTCGGAATCCTTTTATTTATGTTGGCATTGCTGTTTACGATCATTACATTACCAGTAGAATTTGATGCTAGTCGACGTGCAGTGAAAGGACTAGTTGAGAATAATCTGATTGATCAGTCGGAAGAAGCTGGTGTTAAACGTGTTTTAAGAGCTGCTGCCTTAACATATGTAGCTGCTGCTTTAACGGCTCTTTTAACTCTATTGCGATTAATTATTTTACGAGGTTCTAGAGATTGA